One genomic segment of Burkholderia multivorans ATCC BAA-247 includes these proteins:
- a CDS encoding leucine-rich repeat-containing protein kinase family protein has product MIATLEQLRAGRLAGARQLKLACGLTEFPREIFELADTLEVLDLSGNALSSLPDDLSRLHRLRILFASDNRFTELPGALGACPQLEMIGFKANRIRTVPGAALPRVLRWLILTDNAIDALPPEIGDCSRLQKLMLAGNRLQSLPDEMAACRALELVRLAANRLDALPDWLLRLPRLAWLAVAGNPLGAASEAAASADAGVTDIDWTSLAREQKLGEGASGVIYRARWRADMGEHPVAVKLFKGAVTSDGLPDCEMAACLHAGRHPNMIPVIGRVRGHPDGVHGLVMELVDPALTNLAGPPNFATCTRDVYADDVRFEPAAALRIARGIASVARHLHARGIMHGDLYAHNILHGDDQPALLGDFGAASLYDVRDAWCTALFERLEVRAFGYLLGELLERCEPRGWAGAPALEALAAACLNEDVDARPSFAEIVDALTVYAAQR; this is encoded by the coding sequence GTGATCGCCACCCTCGAACAACTGCGCGCCGGCCGCCTCGCGGGCGCCCGGCAACTGAAGCTCGCATGCGGGCTGACCGAATTCCCGCGCGAGATTTTCGAGCTTGCCGATACGCTCGAGGTGCTCGATCTGTCCGGCAACGCGCTGTCGTCGCTGCCCGACGATCTGTCGCGGCTGCATCGGCTGCGCATCCTGTTCGCGTCCGACAACCGCTTCACCGAGTTGCCCGGCGCGCTCGGCGCGTGTCCGCAACTGGAGATGATCGGCTTCAAGGCGAACCGGATCCGCACCGTGCCCGGCGCCGCGCTGCCGCGTGTGCTGCGCTGGCTGATCCTGACCGACAACGCCATCGACGCGCTGCCGCCCGAAATCGGCGACTGTTCGCGGCTGCAGAAGCTGATGCTCGCCGGCAACCGGCTGCAATCGCTGCCCGACGAGATGGCCGCGTGCCGGGCGCTCGAACTCGTGCGTCTGGCCGCGAACCGTCTCGACGCGCTGCCGGACTGGCTGCTGCGTTTGCCGCGCCTCGCTTGGCTGGCCGTCGCGGGCAACCCGCTGGGTGCCGCGTCGGAAGCAGCTGCATCGGCCGATGCGGGCGTGACGGACATCGACTGGACGTCGCTCGCCCGCGAGCAGAAGCTCGGCGAGGGCGCGTCGGGCGTCATCTACCGCGCGCGGTGGCGGGCGGACATGGGCGAGCACCCGGTCGCGGTGAAGCTGTTCAAGGGCGCGGTGACGAGCGATGGCCTGCCGGATTGCGAGATGGCCGCTTGCCTGCACGCGGGACGCCACCCGAACATGATTCCGGTGATCGGCCGCGTGCGCGGCCATCCGGACGGCGTGCACGGCCTCGTGATGGAGCTCGTCGATCCTGCGCTGACGAATCTCGCGGGGCCGCCGAACTTCGCCACCTGCACGCGCGACGTTTATGCGGACGATGTGCGCTTCGAGCCCGCGGCCGCGCTGCGCATCGCGCGCGGCATCGCGTCGGTGGCGCGCCACCTGCATGCGCGCGGAATCATGCACGGCGATCTGTATGCGCACAACATCCTGCACGGCGACGACCAACCTGCATTGCTCGGCGATTTCGGCGCGGCGTCGCTCTACGACGTGCGCGATGCGTGGTGTACGGCGCTGTTCGAGCGGCTGGAAGTGCGCGCGTTCGGCTACCTGCTCGGCGAGTTGCTCGAACGGTGCGAGCCGCGCGGGTGGGCGGGCGCGCCGGCGCTCGAAGCGCTGGCGGCCGCGTGCTTGAACGAGGATGTCGACGCGCGGCCGTCCTTCGCCGAGATCGTCGACGCGCTGACGGTGTACGCCGCGCAGCGGTAG
- a CDS encoding UbiA family prenyltransferase, with the protein MRETKTLPLVVDLDGTLTVSDTLMESVIAVVRKKPACVLRLPFWLAEGRAAFKARIAEQADFRAETLPYRQPLVDYLRHERQGGRTIVLATAAHASIADRVSAHLGLFDRVIATCDGTNLKGAAKLDRIREQIGDDFVYAGDSKADLSVWAGAKGAVLAGASRDVAANVRGSVPVEREFADARASLATWFGALRVHQWLKNLLLFVPLLTAFAFFDIDKVATLALAFVSMSLGASATYIGNDLWDLDNDRRHPRKRNRPFASGALSITEGLGCAALLLTAAFALAFAVSPGFAGMFALYLVLTTAYSWRLKSIVLLDVVILSLLYTYRIVAGAVAAEIVVSRWLLAFSVFAFLSLALVKRCSELVSLRQSDKRATAGRDYRVGDLEVLWPFGIGSSLAAVVVFGLFINAPETAQRYAMPQLLWLVQIGLIYLFGRLWIATVRGAMHDDPIVHLLENRGSFGMLCAMVATVLAAHFLPAL; encoded by the coding sequence ATGCGAGAGACCAAAACGCTTCCGCTCGTCGTCGATCTCGACGGCACGCTGACGGTGTCGGATACCTTGATGGAATCCGTCATCGCGGTCGTACGGAAAAAGCCTGCGTGCGTTCTGCGCTTGCCGTTCTGGCTTGCCGAAGGCCGCGCCGCATTCAAGGCGCGCATCGCCGAGCAGGCCGATTTTCGGGCAGAGACGCTGCCGTATCGGCAGCCGCTCGTCGACTACCTGCGTCACGAACGCCAGGGCGGCCGCACGATCGTGTTGGCCACGGCCGCCCATGCTTCGATCGCCGATCGTGTCAGCGCGCATCTCGGCCTGTTCGACCGCGTGATCGCGACCTGCGACGGAACGAATCTGAAAGGCGCAGCCAAGCTGGACCGCATTCGCGAGCAGATCGGCGACGACTTCGTCTACGCCGGCGACAGCAAGGCCGATTTGTCCGTCTGGGCCGGTGCAAAAGGGGCAGTCCTCGCCGGCGCGTCGCGCGACGTCGCCGCGAACGTGCGCGGCAGCGTTCCGGTCGAGCGCGAATTCGCGGATGCGCGCGCGAGCCTCGCGACATGGTTCGGCGCGCTGCGCGTTCATCAATGGTTGAAGAACCTGCTGCTGTTCGTTCCGCTGCTGACGGCGTTTGCATTCTTCGACATCGACAAGGTCGCGACACTTGCGCTCGCCTTCGTGTCGATGTCGCTCGGTGCATCGGCGACCTACATCGGCAACGATCTCTGGGATCTGGACAACGATCGGCGGCATCCGCGCAAGCGCAACCGTCCGTTCGCGAGCGGTGCGTTGTCGATTACGGAAGGCCTCGGTTGCGCGGCGCTGTTGCTGACGGCCGCATTTGCGCTCGCATTCGCCGTGTCCCCGGGATTCGCCGGCATGTTCGCGCTTTATCTCGTGCTGACGACGGCATATAGCTGGCGTCTGAAATCGATCGTGTTGCTCGATGTGGTGATCCTGTCGCTGCTGTACACGTACCGCATCGTCGCCGGCGCGGTAGCGGCCGAGATCGTCGTGAGCCGCTGGCTGCTCGCGTTTTCCGTCTTCGCGTTTCTGAGCCTTGCGCTCGTGAAGCGTTGCTCGGAGCTCGTGTCCTTGCGTCAGAGCGACAAGCGTGCGACCGCCGGGCGCGATTATCGCGTCGGCGATCTCGAAGTGCTCTGGCCTTTCGGGATCGGTTCTTCGCTCGCCGCGGTCGTCGTGTTCGGCCTGTTCATCAACGCGCCCGAAACGGCGCAGCGCTACGCGATGCCGCAGCTGCTCTGGCTGGTCCAGATCGGCCTGATCTACCTGTTCGGCCGTCTCTGGATCGCGACGGTGCGCGGCGCGATGCACGACGATCCGATCGTCCATCTTCTCGAAAATCGCGGCAGCTTCGGCATGTTGTGCGCCATGGTGGCGACCGTGCTGGCCGCTCACTTTCTGCCCGCCCTGTGA
- a CDS encoding AraC family transcriptional regulator: protein MTTTAHDIGSSDHWMDARRDPETGIESLRAHFSGHAYDPHDHDDMLIGYTEQGVQRFQCHRSLHTSVPGRAILIEPGALHDGHAPEPGGFTYAMLYLPQSWVERAARRLELPGLAGVEAAFGHTLVDDRGLVDAIRHAFAALHGNEGKLARDQTLDRLLMHLRGQLREPLVHAAGAVPPAIARVRDLLHARMDANLGLDELAELAGIDRFRLTRLFQRAFGTSPHAYLVRVRLRAARRLLAAGRTPAEAAADVGFADQSHLGRWFRRAYRITPAAYRRMCTNVPD from the coding sequence ATGACGACCACGGCGCACGACATCGGCAGCTCCGATCACTGGATGGACGCACGGCGCGATCCCGAAACGGGGATCGAGAGCCTGCGCGCGCACTTCAGCGGTCATGCCTACGATCCGCACGATCATGACGACATGCTGATCGGCTATACGGAGCAAGGCGTCCAGCGTTTCCAGTGCCATCGGTCGCTACACACGAGCGTGCCGGGCCGCGCGATCCTGATCGAGCCCGGCGCATTGCACGACGGCCATGCGCCCGAACCCGGCGGCTTCACGTACGCGATGCTCTATCTGCCGCAATCGTGGGTCGAGCGCGCGGCGCGCCGGCTCGAGTTGCCGGGCCTGGCCGGCGTCGAAGCGGCGTTCGGGCATACGCTCGTCGACGACCGCGGCCTCGTCGACGCGATCCGGCACGCGTTCGCCGCGCTGCACGGCAACGAGGGCAAGCTCGCGCGCGACCAGACGCTCGATCGCCTGCTGATGCATCTGCGCGGGCAGCTGCGCGAGCCGCTCGTGCACGCAGCCGGCGCGGTGCCGCCCGCGATCGCGCGCGTGCGCGATCTGCTGCACGCGCGAATGGACGCGAACCTCGGCCTAGACGAACTCGCCGAACTCGCCGGCATCGACCGCTTTCGGCTGACGCGTCTGTTTCAGCGCGCGTTCGGCACGTCGCCGCATGCGTACCTCGTGCGCGTGCGGCTGCGCGCCGCGCGTCGTCTGCTCGCGGCCGGCCGCACGCCGGCCGAAGCGGCGGCGGATGTCGGCTTCGCCGATCAGAGCCATCTCGGCCGCTGGTTTCGCCGCGCGTACCGGATCACGCCGGCCGCGTATCGGCGCATGTGCACAAACGTTCCAGACTGA
- a CDS encoding DUF2000 domain-containing protein, producing MFDTKVALIVRDDLAAWQKLNVVAFLATGVAAEAPEALGEPYEDAAGRRYARMLGQPILVFAADLNGLQAAHRQALSRELTIVPYVHAMFSTGHDTANREVFRAEDAENLDLVGLALHGPKKAVDKAVKGLALHA from the coding sequence ATGTTCGATACCAAAGTGGCGCTGATCGTGCGCGATGATCTCGCGGCGTGGCAGAAACTCAACGTGGTCGCATTTCTGGCGACGGGCGTCGCCGCAGAAGCGCCCGAAGCGCTCGGCGAGCCTTACGAGGATGCGGCCGGGCGCCGCTATGCGCGCATGCTCGGTCAGCCGATATTGGTGTTCGCGGCCGATCTGAACGGATTACAGGCCGCTCATCGGCAGGCGCTGTCGCGCGAATTGACGATCGTGCCCTACGTGCATGCGATGTTTTCGACGGGCCACGATACGGCCAACCGAGAAGTGTTTCGCGCGGAGGATGCGGAGAATCTCGATCTCGTCGGCCTCGCGCTGCACGGGCCGAAGAAAGCCGTGGACAAGGCGGTGAAAGGGCTCGCGCTGCACGCCTGA
- a CDS encoding VOC family protein produces the protein MKVKRIVANIDTRSIDDAKRFYHDVFGLDVLMDHGWIATYGNAEQMTVQISVASQGGSGTPTPDLSIEVDDLDEALARIRAAGIAVEYGPADEPWGVRRFYVRDPFGKLVNVLAHR, from the coding sequence ATGAAAGTCAAACGAATCGTCGCCAATATCGATACGCGGTCGATCGACGACGCAAAGCGCTTTTACCACGACGTGTTCGGCCTCGACGTGCTGATGGATCACGGCTGGATCGCGACTTACGGCAATGCCGAACAGATGACCGTGCAGATCAGTGTCGCGTCGCAGGGCGGATCGGGCACGCCGACGCCCGATCTGTCGATAGAGGTCGACGATCTCGATGAAGCGCTTGCACGTATCCGCGCGGCCGGCATCGCCGTCGAATACGGCCCGGCCGACGAGCCGTGGGGCGTGCGTCGGTTTTATGTGCGCGATCCGTTCGGCAAGCTCGTCAACGTGCTCGCACATCGCTGA
- a CDS encoding ABC transporter ATP-binding protein: MLKLEQVHTHYGAVEALAGVSIEVNKGEIVTLIGSNGAGKTTLMMTVCGTPRASSGRVLFEGKDITAMSTHQIMRQGLAISPEGRRVFPSLTVLENLKMGGFFASRHEIDDGIEHVFKLFPRLKERATQRAGTMSGGEQQMLAIGRALMSKPRLLLLDEPTLGLAPLVIAQIFDIIRTIRDEGVTVFLVEQNANKALQVADRGYVLETGRVVLADTGANLLANDRIKQAYLGG, from the coding sequence ATGCTGAAGCTGGAACAGGTCCACACGCATTACGGCGCGGTCGAAGCGCTCGCGGGCGTGTCGATCGAGGTGAACAAGGGCGAGATCGTCACGCTGATCGGCAGCAACGGTGCGGGCAAGACGACGCTGATGATGACGGTGTGCGGCACGCCGCGCGCATCGTCGGGCCGCGTGCTGTTCGAGGGCAAGGACATCACCGCGATGTCGACGCACCAGATCATGCGGCAGGGGCTCGCGATTTCGCCGGAAGGGCGGCGCGTGTTCCCGAGCTTGACCGTGCTCGAGAACCTCAAGATGGGCGGCTTCTTCGCGAGCCGTCACGAGATCGACGACGGCATCGAGCACGTGTTCAAGCTGTTTCCGCGCCTGAAGGAACGTGCGACGCAGCGGGCCGGCACGATGTCGGGCGGCGAGCAGCAGATGCTCGCGATCGGCCGCGCGCTGATGAGCAAGCCGCGTCTGTTGCTGCTCGACGAGCCGACGCTCGGCCTCGCGCCGCTCGTGATCGCACAGATCTTCGACATCATCCGGACGATTCGCGACGAAGGCGTCACGGTGTTCCTGGTCGAGCAGAACGCGAACAAGGCGCTGCAGGTCGCCGACCGCGGCTACGTGCTCGAGACGGGGCGCGTGGTGCTTGCCGATACGGGCGCGAATTTGCTCGCGAACGACCGGATCAAGCAGGCTTATCTGGGCGGGTGA
- the livG gene encoding high-affinity branched-chain amino acid ABC transporter ATP-binding protein LivG, whose protein sequence is MSANAELLKVAGLQMRFGGLLAVDGIDFDVRRDEVFAIIGPNGAGKTTVFNCVGGFYRPTAGEVVLDGHRIAGLPSHKIALKGLVRTFQNIRLFKSLTVVENLLVAQHRKVKSGLLHGLFATPAYRRAEQEALERAAVWLDRMGLTSVANRPAGTLSYGHQRRLEIARCMITEPRLLMLDEPAAGLNPQEKIELQHLIDKLRREFGVSVLLIEHDMSLVMGVSDRILVMEHGRPIVIGTPEAVRNDPRVIKAYLGEE, encoded by the coding sequence ATGAGCGCGAATGCAGAACTGTTGAAGGTCGCCGGATTGCAGATGCGCTTCGGCGGGTTGCTTGCGGTCGACGGCATCGACTTCGACGTGCGCCGTGACGAGGTGTTCGCGATCATTGGGCCGAACGGCGCCGGCAAGACGACGGTGTTCAACTGCGTCGGCGGCTTCTATCGGCCGACGGCGGGCGAGGTCGTGCTCGACGGTCACCGGATCGCGGGGCTGCCGAGCCACAAGATCGCGCTGAAGGGCCTCGTGCGCACGTTCCAGAACATCCGGCTGTTCAAGTCGCTGACGGTGGTCGAGAACCTGCTCGTCGCACAGCATCGCAAGGTGAAGTCGGGCCTGCTGCATGGGCTGTTTGCGACGCCCGCGTATCGCCGCGCGGAGCAGGAGGCGCTCGAGCGCGCGGCCGTGTGGCTCGACCGGATGGGGCTGACCTCGGTCGCGAACCGGCCGGCGGGCACGTTGTCGTACGGGCACCAGCGGCGTCTGGAAATCGCGCGCTGCATGATCACCGAGCCGCGTCTGCTGATGCTCGACGAGCCGGCGGCCGGCCTGAACCCGCAGGAGAAGATCGAGCTTCAGCATCTGATCGACAAGCTGCGCCGCGAGTTCGGCGTGTCGGTGCTGCTGATCGAGCACGACATGAGCCTCGTGATGGGCGTGTCGGACCGCATCCTCGTGATGGAGCACGGCCGGCCGATCGTGATCGGCACGCCGGAAGCGGTCCGTAACGACCCGCGCGTGATCAAGGCGTATCTGGGGGAAGAGTGA
- a CDS encoding high-affinity branched-chain amino acid ABC transporter permease LivM, protein MSQVISVRRPAADASFGQALKNAVAAAILTAILTVPVLGLQLKLDGYQVVLERHWRPVWIAVAAVFLFQLFKPWLLRAKSAVKLPAVPAMGARQQRAIIWVLLAVGLVWPFVGSRGAVDVATLALIYVILGLGLNIVVGFAGLLDLGYVGFYAVGGYTYAMLNQYFGLTFWECLPIAAIASATFGFLLGFPVLRLRGDYLAIVTLGFGEIIRLLANNLTSLTGGPDGISGIPKPTVFGFEMARSASVEGAKTFHELIGLEYSGEHMVIFLYLLALLLVGFTLFVTSRLIRMPMGRAWEALRDDEIACRSLGLNPTRIKLSAFTLGAAFAGIGGAFFAARQGLVNPESFTFIESALILAIVVLGGMGSQLGVILAAILLTVLPEVARGFAEYRMLIFGLVMVLMMMWRPQGLLPASRPHVELPQ, encoded by the coding sequence ATGAGTCAAGTCATTTCCGTACGCCGCCCGGCCGCCGACGCTTCGTTCGGCCAGGCGCTGAAGAATGCCGTGGCCGCCGCGATCCTGACGGCGATCCTCACGGTGCCGGTGCTCGGGCTGCAGCTGAAGCTCGACGGTTATCAGGTCGTGCTCGAGCGCCACTGGCGCCCGGTATGGATCGCGGTCGCGGCCGTGTTCCTGTTCCAGCTGTTCAAGCCGTGGCTGCTGCGCGCGAAATCCGCAGTGAAGCTGCCCGCGGTGCCCGCGATGGGCGCGCGCCAGCAGCGCGCGATCATCTGGGTGCTGCTCGCGGTCGGGCTCGTGTGGCCGTTCGTCGGTTCGCGCGGCGCAGTCGACGTCGCGACGCTCGCGCTGATCTACGTGATTCTCGGTCTCGGGCTGAACATCGTCGTCGGCTTCGCGGGGCTGCTCGATCTCGGCTATGTCGGGTTCTACGCGGTCGGCGGCTATACGTACGCGATGCTGAACCAGTATTTCGGGCTGACGTTCTGGGAGTGCCTGCCGATCGCGGCGATCGCGTCGGCGACGTTCGGCTTCCTGCTCGGCTTCCCGGTGCTGCGTCTGCGCGGCGACTATCTCGCGATCGTCACGCTGGGCTTCGGCGAAATCATCCGCCTGCTCGCCAACAACCTGACGAGCCTCACCGGCGGCCCGGACGGCATCTCCGGCATTCCGAAGCCGACCGTGTTCGGCTTCGAGATGGCGCGTTCGGCAAGCGTCGAAGGCGCGAAGACCTTCCATGAACTGATCGGCCTCGAATACAGCGGCGAGCACATGGTGATCTTCCTGTATCTGCTCGCGCTGCTGCTGGTCGGCTTCACGCTGTTCGTGACGAGCCGCCTGATTCGCATGCCGATGGGCCGCGCATGGGAAGCGCTGCGCGACGACGAGATCGCATGCCGTTCGCTCGGCCTGAATCCGACGCGCATCAAGCTGTCGGCGTTCACGCTCGGCGCCGCGTTCGCCGGTATCGGCGGCGCGTTCTTCGCTGCGCGTCAGGGCCTCGTGAATCCGGAGTCGTTCACGTTCATCGAATCGGCGCTGATTCTCGCGATCGTCGTGCTCGGCGGGATGGGTTCGCAGCTCGGCGTGATCCTCGCGGCGATCCTGCTGACCGTGCTGCCGGAAGTCGCGCGCGGCTTTGCCGAGTACCGGATGCTGATCTTCGGTCTCGTGATGGTGTTGATGATGATGTGGCGTCCGCAGGGCCTGCTGCCCGCGAGCCGTCCCCACGTGGAGTTGCCGCAATGA
- the livH gene encoding high-affinity branched-chain amino acid ABC transporter permease LivH yields the protein MTDFFPQFAQQLVNGLTLGAIYALIAIGYSMVYGIIGMINFAHGEIYMIGAYVGLVTLTAIGVSAGYPLPLVLGAALIVSVIVTGAYGFAVERVAYRPLRGGPRLVPLISAIGMSIFLQNYVQIGQGARDVSVPVLISGAFDIHLGGDFDVTVPYARLLIVGVTIVLMIALTLFISHSRMGRACRACAEDMKMANLLGIDTNRVISFTFVLGAMLAAVGGVLIGLTIGKLNPYIGFVAGIKAFTAAVLGGIGSIPGAMLGGVLLGLAETFAAGYMPAEYKDVVAFGLLVLILLFRPTGLLGKSDIEKV from the coding sequence ATGACTGACTTCTTTCCGCAATTTGCCCAGCAACTGGTCAACGGCCTGACGCTGGGCGCGATCTATGCGCTGATCGCCATCGGCTATTCGATGGTCTACGGGATCATCGGCATGATCAACTTCGCCCACGGCGAGATCTACATGATCGGCGCGTACGTGGGTCTCGTCACCCTTACCGCGATCGGCGTGTCCGCCGGCTATCCGCTGCCGCTCGTGCTCGGCGCGGCGTTGATCGTATCGGTGATCGTCACGGGCGCGTACGGCTTCGCGGTCGAACGCGTCGCGTACCGCCCGCTGCGCGGCGGCCCGCGGCTCGTGCCGCTGATCTCCGCGATCGGCATGTCGATCTTCCTGCAGAACTACGTGCAGATCGGCCAGGGCGCGCGCGACGTGTCCGTGCCGGTGCTGATCTCCGGCGCCTTCGACATCCATCTCGGCGGCGACTTCGACGTGACGGTGCCGTATGCGCGCCTGCTGATCGTCGGCGTGACGATCGTGCTGATGATCGCGCTGACGCTGTTCATCTCGCATTCGCGCATGGGGCGCGCGTGCCGCGCATGCGCCGAAGACATGAAGATGGCGAACCTGCTCGGCATCGATACGAACCGCGTGATCTCGTTTACGTTCGTGCTCGGCGCGATGCTGGCCGCCGTCGGCGGCGTGCTGATCGGCCTGACGATCGGCAAGCTGAACCCGTACATCGGTTTCGTCGCCGGCATCAAGGCGTTCACGGCCGCGGTGCTCGGCGGCATCGGCAGCATTCCGGGCGCGATGCTCGGCGGCGTGCTGCTCGGCCTGGCCGAAACCTTCGCGGCGGGCTACATGCCGGCCGAATACAAGGACGTCGTCGCGTTCGGCCTGCTTGTGCTGATCCTGCTCTTCCGCCCGACCGGCCTGCTCGGCAAGTCGGACATCGAAAAGGTCTGA
- a CDS encoding branched-chain amino acid ABC transporter substrate-binding protein encodes MTLSRLTSISVAAVLFAAGAAAAQAETVKIAIAGPMSGSVAQYGDMVKAGALTAIEQINAAGGAGGNKFEVVMMDDACEPKQAVAVANKIVSQKIKYVIGHVCSGSTIPASDIYENEGIVMVTPSATAPQLTEGKKRHFIFRTIGRDDQQGPAAAQYIINHVKPKKVAVLHDKQSYGQGIASSVKKDLEAAKIPVVLFEGINAGDSDYSAIITKLKSQGVDFVYFGGYHPEMGLLLRQAREQGVKATFMGPEGVGNKDVTAIAGPASEGMLVTLPADFSADPANAALVKAFADKKRDPNGPFQMPAYAAVKIIADSIAGAKTTDPTKVAAYMHKTTFDTPIGKVSYDAQGDLKAFKFVVYTWHKDATKTAAK; translated from the coding sequence ATGACGCTGTCCCGTCTTACGTCCATTTCCGTCGCCGCCGTGCTGTTCGCCGCCGGCGCCGCTGCCGCGCAAGCGGAAACCGTGAAGATCGCCATCGCCGGCCCGATGAGCGGCTCGGTCGCCCAGTATGGCGACATGGTGAAGGCCGGCGCGCTGACCGCGATCGAGCAGATCAACGCGGCAGGCGGTGCGGGCGGCAACAAGTTCGAAGTGGTGATGATGGACGACGCCTGCGAACCGAAGCAGGCGGTCGCCGTGGCCAACAAGATCGTCAGCCAGAAGATCAAGTACGTGATCGGCCATGTGTGCTCGGGCTCGACGATTCCGGCATCCGACATCTACGAGAACGAAGGCATCGTGATGGTCACGCCGTCGGCCACCGCGCCGCAGTTGACCGAAGGCAAGAAGCGTCACTTCATCTTCCGCACGATCGGCCGTGACGACCAGCAGGGTCCGGCCGCTGCGCAGTACATCATCAATCACGTGAAGCCGAAGAAGGTCGCCGTGCTGCACGACAAGCAGTCGTACGGCCAGGGCATCGCATCGTCGGTGAAGAAGGATCTCGAAGCGGCGAAGATTCCGGTCGTGCTGTTCGAAGGCATCAACGCCGGCGACTCGGATTACTCGGCGATCATCACGAAGCTGAAGTCGCAAGGCGTCGACTTCGTCTACTTCGGCGGCTATCACCCGGAAATGGGCCTGCTGCTGCGCCAGGCGCGCGAGCAGGGCGTGAAGGCGACGTTCATGGGGCCTGAGGGTGTCGGCAACAAGGACGTGACGGCCATCGCGGGCCCGGCATCGGAAGGCATGCTCGTCACGCTGCCGGCCGACTTCTCGGCCGACCCGGCCAACGCGGCGCTCGTGAAGGCGTTCGCCGACAAGAAGCGCGATCCGAACGGCCCGTTCCAGATGCCGGCGTACGCCGCGGTGAAGATCATCGCCGACTCGATCGCCGGAGCGAAGACGACCGACCCGACGAAGGTCGCCGCGTACATGCACAAGACGACGTTCGACACGCCGATCGGCAAGGTGTCATATGACGCGCAGGGCGACCTGAAGGCGTTCAAGTTCGTCGTCTACACGTGGCACAAGGACGCGACGAAGACCGCCGCCAAGTAA
- a CDS encoding aminotransferase class V-fold PLP-dependent enzyme, with product MPGLLPDVDRDGLLEYSVVYTDRSINHMSQRFQHVMRDISDLLKKVYHAKSVAIVPGSGTFGMEAVARQFATNRKCLVIRNGWFSYRWSQIFEMGSIPSESIVLKARPVESGRQAAYAPAPIDEVVAAIREHKPDLVFAPHVETASGMLLPDAYLRAVADAVHEVGGMFVLDCIASGTIWVDMEASGVDVLVSAPQKGWSASPGCALVMLSPLARERIDGTTSTSFACDLRKWLQIMEAYEGGGFAYHATMPTDSLATLRDVIKETDAYGFDKVRDEQLELGTRIRALLAEKGFRSVAAEGFQAPGVVVCYTDDDDIRSGKKFADVGVQIAAGVPLQCDEPADFKTFRIGLFGLDKLHDVDGAVARFADALERVL from the coding sequence GTGCCAGGATTACTTCCCGATGTCGACCGCGACGGACTGCTCGAATACTCGGTCGTCTACACGGACCGCTCGATCAATCACATGTCGCAGCGCTTTCAGCACGTGATGCGCGACATCTCCGACCTGTTGAAAAAGGTCTATCACGCGAAGTCGGTCGCGATCGTCCCCGGCAGCGGCACGTTCGGCATGGAAGCCGTCGCGCGCCAGTTCGCGACGAACAGGAAGTGCCTCGTCATCCGCAACGGCTGGTTCAGCTACCGCTGGTCGCAGATCTTCGAGATGGGCAGCATTCCGTCCGAGTCGATCGTGCTGAAGGCACGCCCCGTCGAATCGGGACGACAGGCCGCGTATGCGCCTGCGCCGATCGACGAAGTCGTCGCGGCGATCCGCGAGCACAAGCCCGATCTCGTGTTCGCGCCGCATGTCGAAACCGCATCGGGGATGCTGCTGCCGGACGCTTACCTGCGCGCGGTGGCGGACGCGGTGCATGAGGTCGGCGGCATGTTCGTGCTCGACTGCATCGCGTCCGGCACGATCTGGGTCGACATGGAGGCAAGCGGCGTGGACGTGCTGGTCAGCGCGCCGCAGAAGGGATGGAGCGCATCGCCGGGCTGTGCGCTCGTGATGCTGAGCCCGCTGGCGCGCGAGCGGATCGACGGCACGACGAGCACGAGCTTCGCGTGCGATCTTCGCAAGTGGCTGCAGATCATGGAAGCGTACGAGGGCGGCGGATTCGCGTATCACGCGACGATGCCGACCGACAGCCTCGCGACGCTGCGCGACGTGATCAAGGAGACCGACGCGTACGGCTTCGACAAGGTGCGCGACGAACAGCTCGAACTCGGCACGCGCATTCGCGCGCTGCTCGCCGAAAAGGGTTTCCGGAGCGTGGCGGCGGAAGGGTTTCAGGCGCCCGGCGTGGTGGTCTGCTACACCGACGACGACGACATCCGCTCGGGCAAGAAGTTTGCCGACGTCGGCGTGCAGATCGCGGCCGGCGTGCCGCTGCAATGCGACGAGCCCGCGGACTTCAAGACGTTCCGGATCGGGCTGTTCGGCCTCGACAAGCTGCATGATGTCGATGGCGCGGTGGCGCGGTTTGCCGATGCGTTGGAGCGGGTTTTGTAG